In the genome of Cyanobacteria bacterium GSL.Bin1, one region contains:
- a CDS encoding CHAT domain-containing protein, translating into MGQLATIYRFQKKYRQALALFRDQLVLAEQRKDIDWQQSILEMLGRISLDLEEWMDARDWYKRALELFELRRGRLAAEAIQVSFNQRGVALYEPLIQIALLQNEKETALEIVEQSKSRALLNLLGTMPLDCPSKQPSLVVREKDLLAAEREVAASWRNTSEQAVTERIEIWQRWLQLRRELEQVWQEMAQEGECADYIALRCGKSPDLAAVRNALVQSGNNAATKVALLTYFVGKETTWLVVIKPHEPEPLAFDLGVEPAHLHRCALRLLIDFNGLKHESILWGIGDETKEALALSPDISKKPRLRLEDPAGAGPHRFLLKPEYYYQMTYLDKLSEVLLPSQLGKLLSDCNLLCVSAHGPLHGLPFHALRWHDGRYLIENFGVSYVPSVGVLRYCQRHHRARQGKTPRSCLFAGIDAVGNQPFEQDGQYLAPLFTEVHKGQQYLALEGSEGPRAATKQQVSAEMEHFDVVHLACHGLFATDRGEKNPLESGLQLAASPLKLVHQSGLTSEDSLLTAREVFKQSLCADLITLRACSSGRKYVEAGDELMGLSRAFLYAGANSLLVSLWNVNSQSSHKLLATFYQRWLKENMPKWKALQQAQCDFLNSDDNHYHHPYHWAPFILIGNWA; encoded by the coding sequence GAAAAGATATTGATTGGCAACAGTCCATCCTAGAAATGTTGGGAAGAATTTCCTTGGACTTAGAGGAATGGATGGACGCAAGAGATTGGTATAAGCGCGCATTAGAGTTGTTTGAACTTCGTCGTGGAAGACTTGCTGCTGAAGCAATCCAGGTGAGTTTTAATCAGCGGGGTGTAGCTCTCTATGAGCCTCTGATTCAAATAGCTTTGCTGCAAAATGAGAAAGAGACGGCATTGGAAATTGTAGAGCAGTCCAAGTCACGCGCGTTGTTGAATCTGCTGGGGACTATGCCCTTGGATTGCCCATCTAAGCAGCCCTCCTTGGTCGTGAGAGAAAAAGATCTACTTGCAGCAGAACGTGAAGTCGCCGCTTCATGGAGAAATACTAGCGAACAAGCAGTAACTGAGCGGATTGAAATCTGGCAGCGTTGGCTTCAATTGAGACGAGAACTGGAACAGGTATGGCAAGAAATGGCTCAGGAAGGAGAATGCGCAGATTATATCGCCTTGCGATGTGGAAAATCACCCGATTTGGCTGCTGTACGGAATGCATTAGTTCAATCTGGGAACAACGCGGCTACAAAAGTTGCCTTGTTAACCTATTTTGTGGGAAAAGAGACTACTTGGCTTGTCGTCATTAAGCCACATGAACCGGAGCCTTTGGCATTTGACCTCGGTGTAGAACCAGCTCACCTGCACCGCTGCGCCTTACGTCTGCTCATCGACTTCAATGGCTTGAAGCACGAGTCGATACTTTGGGGAATTGGGGATGAAACTAAAGAGGCACTGGCTCTGTCGCCGGATATCTCTAAGAAACCTCGATTACGTTTGGAAGACCCTGCAGGTGCAGGTCCACATCGCTTCTTGTTGAAGCCAGAGTACTATTACCAAATGACGTATTTGGACAAACTATCAGAAGTTCTTCTCCCAAGTCAGCTTGGCAAACTCCTCAGCGATTGCAACCTCCTATGTGTCTCAGCCCACGGTCCCCTGCACGGCTTGCCGTTCCATGCATTACGTTGGCATGATGGACGCTACCTCATCGAGAACTTTGGCGTAAGTTACGTGCCGAGTGTGGGGGTATTACGCTACTGTCAGCGCCATCACCGCGCTCGTCAGGGTAAAACGCCCAGATCTTGCTTGTTCGCAGGTATTGACGCAGTGGGAAATCAACCATTTGAACAAGACGGACAGTACCTAGCTCCTTTATTTACAGAGGTGCATAAAGGACAACAGTACTTGGCATTAGAAGGCTCAGAGGGTCCGAGAGCAGCTACCAAGCAACAGGTTTCGGCAGAGATGGAACATTTCGATGTGGTCCATCTGGCCTGTCATGGTTTGTTCGCTACTGATCGAGGAGAGAAAAATCCTCTCGAATCTGGGTTACAACTGGCAGCAAGTCCTCTTAAGTTAGTCCATCAGAGTGGATTAACTTCGGAGGATAGTTTGCTGACGGCTCGCGAGGTATTTAAACAGTCCTTGTGTGCAGACCTCATCACTTTGCGAGCTTGCTCTTCTGGCCGGAAATACGTAGAGGCTGGCGATGAATTGATGGGATTAAGCCGTGCCTTCCTATATGCAGGGGCAAACTCTTTGCTAGTTAGTCTTTGGAACGTGAATAGCCAGTCCTCCCACAAGCTCTTGGCAACGTTCTATCAACGGTGGCTTAAAGAGAATATGCCCAAGTGGAAAGCGCTGCAGCAGGCTCAATGCGACTTCTTAAACAGCGACGATAATCATTACCATCATCCCTATCATTGGGCGCCCTTCATTCTCATCGGAAACTGGGCGTAG